The proteins below are encoded in one region of Populus alba chromosome 2, ASM523922v2, whole genome shotgun sequence:
- the LOC118044145 gene encoding zinc finger CCCH domain-containing protein 18 isoform X1: MDFSESTKVVYNRIQAIEPEFVGKIIGYILLQNHGEREMIRLAFSPDNLIYAMICKAKSDLGLDKIPVLNLISPSQVNPLPVSDVPQQFIPNTAVSSHPIFSPVKVRTGGSFRDAQLTGDLQQAHSLDFAPPGYSEMVPEDYRIQNQMQFLALDDPIEFVNSDFSSSYIYPEPALSPGTSRRCPSLPEFPFKICHYFIKGFCKHGNNCRYFHGHPMLESFSQIFSSNLNEIANEECVFSPGSLEKLELELAELLKSRRGVPVSIASLPMMYYEMYGRTLQAEGYLTESQRHGKAGYSLTKLLARLKNSIRLIDSFIVWDRPHGQHSVILAEDVPKYLEYAGERNDPGGIVAGSRQIYLTFPAESTFTEQDVSNYFSNFGPVQDVRIPCQQKRMFGFVTFVFAETVKQILAKGNPHHVCGARVLVKPYREKSRLIDRKYSEKMQHPIYHSHHFMDGDSELHSAPRVCDNSKSLRKQFMEEHEQEIELERRRLSEFHFAPKPLNRHSFLGHSMDQLKLSGEQAEFLSAEHFNDWFDVLNNGSIREEKHRHARTSCSDQDSNQGVDLPESPFESAIGSGISTVI; encoded by the exons ATGGATTTTTCGGAGTCCACAAAAGTTGTGTACAATAGAATTCAGGCGATTGAGCCTGAATTCGTTGGTAAGATCATTGGGTATATTCTGTTACAAAACCATGGTGAACGAGAAATGATCCGGCTGGCCTTTAGCCCTGATAATTTGATCTATGCTATGATATGCAAAGCCAAATCTGATCTGGGGCTAGACAAAATACCAGTTCTAAATCTAATTTCGCCTTCTCAGGTGAACCCGTTACCTGTTTCAGATGTTCCACAGCAATTCATTCCTAACACCGCAGTTTCATCACACCCAATTTTCTCTCCAGTAAAGGTTAGAACTGGAGGTTCTTTCCGGGATGCTCAACTGACTGGTGACCTGCAACAGGCACACAGCTTGGATTTTGCTCCACCGGGGTACTCAGAAATGGTTCCTGAAGATTATCGGATTCAAAACCAAATGCAGTTCCTTGCTTTGGATGATCCGATAGAGTTTGTTAATTCTGACTTTTCTAGCAGTTACATCTACCCAGAACCTGCATTAAGTCCTGGGACTAGCAGAAGGTGTCCAAGCTTGCCTGAATTTCCTTTTAAGATTTGCCATTACTTCATTAAGGGGTTCTGCAAACATGGAAACAACTGTAGGTATTTCCATGGCCATCCCATGCTAGAAAGCTTTTCTCAGATTTTCAGTTCAAATTTGAATGAGATTGCAAACGAAGAATGTGTTTTCTCACCTGGCTCTCTTGAAAAGCTTGAATTGGAGCTCGCCGAGCTTTTGAAATCAAGAAGAGGGGTGCCAGTTTCGATTGCCTCTTTACCAATGATGTATTATGAGATGTATGGGAGGACGCTGCAGGCGGAAGGGTATCTTACGGAGAGCCAGAGACATGGTAAGGCAGGCTATAGTCTAACAAAGCTCCTAGCTCGCTTGAAGAACAGCATTCGTCTCATTGACAG ttttattgttTGGGACAGGCCTCATGGGCAGCATTCAGTGATTTTGGCAGAAGACGTCCCAAAATACTTGGAGTATGCCGGTGAGAGAAACGATCCTGGTGGAATCGTTGCTGGTTCTAGACAGATCTATCTTACCTTTCCAGCTGAGAGTACCTTTACAGAGCAAGATGTTTCTAACTATTTTAG CAACTTTGGGCCTGTTCAAGATGTTAGGATTCCATGCCAACAGAAGAGGATGTTTGGatttgtgacttttgtttttgcagAGACTGTTAAGCAAATATTAGCGAAGGGGAATCCTCATCATGTCTGCGGGGCTCGTGTTCTTGTGAAACCCTACAGGGAAAAATCCAGGCTAATTGACAG GAAGTACAGCGAGAAAATGCAGCACCCTATCTATCACAGCCATCACTTTATGGATGGAGATTCCGAGCTTCACTCAG CACCGAGAGTTTGTGATAATTCAAAATCACTCAGGAAGCAGTTCATGGAGGAACATGAGCAGGAAATTGAACTTGAGAGAAGGCGTCTCTCAGAGTTTCATTTTGCACCTAAACCCTTGAATCGGCACTCTTTTCTCGGCCACTCTATGGATCAGTTGAAGCTCTCAGGAG AACAAGCGGAGTTTTTGTCCGCGGAGCATTTCAATGACTGGTTTGATGTTTTGAATAATGGTTCCATCCGTGAAGAAAAGCATAGGCATGCGAGGACCAGTTGCAGTGACCAGGATAG CAACCAAGGAGTTGATCTTCCTGAGAGCCCGTTTGAATCTGCAATAGGGAGCGGCATTTCGACAGTTATATAG
- the LOC118044145 gene encoding zinc finger CCCH domain-containing protein 18 isoform X2 has product MDFSESTKVVYNRIQAIEPEFVGKIIGYILLQNHGEREMIRLAFSPDNLIYAMICKAKSDLGLDKIPVLNLISPSQVNPLPVSDVPQQFIPNTAVSSHPIFSPVKVRTGGSFRDAQLTGDLQQAHSLDFAPPGYSEMVPEDYRIQNQMQFLALDDPIEFVNSDFSSSYIYPEPALSPGTSRRCPSLPEFPFKICHYFIKGFCKHGNNCRYFHGHPMLESFSQIFSSNLNEIANEECVFSPGSLEKLELELAELLKSRRGVPVSIASLPMMYYEMYGRTLQAEGYLTESQRHGKAGYSLTKLLARLKNSIRLIDRPHGQHSVILAEDVPKYLEYAGERNDPGGIVAGSRQIYLTFPAESTFTEQDVSNYFSNFGPVQDVRIPCQQKRMFGFVTFVFAETVKQILAKGNPHHVCGARVLVKPYREKSRLIDRKYSEKMQHPIYHSHHFMDGDSELHSAPRVCDNSKSLRKQFMEEHEQEIELERRRLSEFHFAPKPLNRHSFLGHSMDQLKLSGEQAEFLSAEHFNDWFDVLNNGSIREEKHRHARTSCSDQDSNQGVDLPESPFESAIGSGISTVI; this is encoded by the exons ATGGATTTTTCGGAGTCCACAAAAGTTGTGTACAATAGAATTCAGGCGATTGAGCCTGAATTCGTTGGTAAGATCATTGGGTATATTCTGTTACAAAACCATGGTGAACGAGAAATGATCCGGCTGGCCTTTAGCCCTGATAATTTGATCTATGCTATGATATGCAAAGCCAAATCTGATCTGGGGCTAGACAAAATACCAGTTCTAAATCTAATTTCGCCTTCTCAGGTGAACCCGTTACCTGTTTCAGATGTTCCACAGCAATTCATTCCTAACACCGCAGTTTCATCACACCCAATTTTCTCTCCAGTAAAGGTTAGAACTGGAGGTTCTTTCCGGGATGCTCAACTGACTGGTGACCTGCAACAGGCACACAGCTTGGATTTTGCTCCACCGGGGTACTCAGAAATGGTTCCTGAAGATTATCGGATTCAAAACCAAATGCAGTTCCTTGCTTTGGATGATCCGATAGAGTTTGTTAATTCTGACTTTTCTAGCAGTTACATCTACCCAGAACCTGCATTAAGTCCTGGGACTAGCAGAAGGTGTCCAAGCTTGCCTGAATTTCCTTTTAAGATTTGCCATTACTTCATTAAGGGGTTCTGCAAACATGGAAACAACTGTAGGTATTTCCATGGCCATCCCATGCTAGAAAGCTTTTCTCAGATTTTCAGTTCAAATTTGAATGAGATTGCAAACGAAGAATGTGTTTTCTCACCTGGCTCTCTTGAAAAGCTTGAATTGGAGCTCGCCGAGCTTTTGAAATCAAGAAGAGGGGTGCCAGTTTCGATTGCCTCTTTACCAATGATGTATTATGAGATGTATGGGAGGACGCTGCAGGCGGAAGGGTATCTTACGGAGAGCCAGAGACATGGTAAGGCAGGCTATAGTCTAACAAAGCTCCTAGCTCGCTTGAAGAACAGCATTCGTCTCATTGACAG GCCTCATGGGCAGCATTCAGTGATTTTGGCAGAAGACGTCCCAAAATACTTGGAGTATGCCGGTGAGAGAAACGATCCTGGTGGAATCGTTGCTGGTTCTAGACAGATCTATCTTACCTTTCCAGCTGAGAGTACCTTTACAGAGCAAGATGTTTCTAACTATTTTAG CAACTTTGGGCCTGTTCAAGATGTTAGGATTCCATGCCAACAGAAGAGGATGTTTGGatttgtgacttttgtttttgcagAGACTGTTAAGCAAATATTAGCGAAGGGGAATCCTCATCATGTCTGCGGGGCTCGTGTTCTTGTGAAACCCTACAGGGAAAAATCCAGGCTAATTGACAG GAAGTACAGCGAGAAAATGCAGCACCCTATCTATCACAGCCATCACTTTATGGATGGAGATTCCGAGCTTCACTCAG CACCGAGAGTTTGTGATAATTCAAAATCACTCAGGAAGCAGTTCATGGAGGAACATGAGCAGGAAATTGAACTTGAGAGAAGGCGTCTCTCAGAGTTTCATTTTGCACCTAAACCCTTGAATCGGCACTCTTTTCTCGGCCACTCTATGGATCAGTTGAAGCTCTCAGGAG AACAAGCGGAGTTTTTGTCCGCGGAGCATTTCAATGACTGGTTTGATGTTTTGAATAATGGTTCCATCCGTGAAGAAAAGCATAGGCATGCGAGGACCAGTTGCAGTGACCAGGATAG CAACCAAGGAGTTGATCTTCCTGAGAGCCCGTTTGAATCTGCAATAGGGAGCGGCATTTCGACAGTTATATAG